From Asterias amurensis chromosome 3, ASM3211899v1, a single genomic window includes:
- the LOC139935023 gene encoding uncharacterized protein isoform X3, translating to MGNQTSQGPQGSSQSDGKTSQRRATSSGIPSRSRGKAHRSAQSAINPVPAIPPHGSHSDYDTVATSTSNPVKVTPITATVVDSAAKGAEFVDFIYDYATKDDDQEGGEITIRSNTGTNMSNGPPKPVDRKHGRERARAHTHGHCPRKQKPAAANKAGNTKSQLVVDYMDGTNHSEEQLSPTSLSPSLTVPNLTVNGTEVDESLGPKPGRERARAQSHGHRKKLPKKIPEPPSKETTKSVPEIVHAVAAENVHNLRKGIYKENGPTPVNKSCDFVSKENGENTYEAFPMVNEDAKSIPEGVEDLTAEVIRLRGNNKLLRQELVYAKKAVEKDAKKIEGMEVELRRLREREAEDAKTLETMVHHVEANLKRTTERAVTAETTITKLKSEIKSFKSEINALSSKNKKLEEGTALKELKDKAHSSSIKLATAAKEAEATIKQMAGGVEALKLLAETLACIDRVSEEMPKSFGTAL from the exons ATGGGGAACCAGACAAGTCAGGGCCCGCAGGGGAGCAGCCAATCTGACGGTAAGACCTCTCAGCGACGAGCAACGAGCAGCGGCATCCCAAGCCGCTCTCGAGGAAAAGCTCATCGCTCAGCTCAAAGCGCAATCAATCCTGTACCAGCAATCCCACCTCATGGGTCTCACTCCGACTACGATACTGTGGCAACATCTACAAGCAATCCTGTGAAGGTCACACCCATAACAGCCACCGTTGTTGACAGCGCAGCTAAGGGAGCTGAGTTTGTAGACTTCATTTACGATTACGCCACCAAGGACGATGATCAAGAAGGCGGGGAGATCACCATCCGGAGCAACACGGGCACCAACATGAGCAACGGTCCCCCTAAGCCTGTCGATCGCAAACACGGACGGGAACGAGCCAGGGCTCACACTCATGGCCACTGCCCGAGGAAGCAGAAGCCAGCAGCCGCCAACAAGGCAGGCAACACCAAGAGCCAGCTGGTGGTGGATTACATGGATGGGACCAATCATTCTGAAGAGCAGCTGTCCCCTACTTCCTTGTCACCCTCCTTGACAGTACCAAATCTTACGGTGAATGGAACAGAAGTCGATGAGTCTCTTGGACCGAAACCAGGCAGGGAACGCGCCAGGGCCCAGTCCCATGGCCATAGGAAGAAACTCCCCAAGAAGATCCCAGAACCTCCCAGTAAGGAAACTACCAAGTCCGTCCCGGAGATTGTCCACGCGGTGGCCGCCGAAAATGTCCACAATCTGCGTAAGGGCATATACAAAGAAAATGGGCCAACACCTGTTAACAAGTCCTGTGATTTTGTCTCAAAAGAAAATGGCGAGAATACTTATGAGGCATTTCCCATGGTGAATGAGGATGCCAAATCCATCCCTGAAGGCGTTGAGGATTTAACGGCCGAGGTGATCAGATTGAGGGGGAATAACAAACTTCTGAGACAGGAACTTGTCTATGCTAAGAAGGCTGTTGAGAAAGATGCAAAAAA GATTGAAGGAATGGAGGTTGAGTTGAGGAGACTTAGAGAGCGTGAAGCAGAGGATGCTAAGACCCTGGAGACCATGGTGCATCACGTAGAGGCAAACCTTAAGAGAACAACG GAAAGAGCTGTCACTGCAGAAACTACGATCACAAAGCtcaaatctgaaataaaaagtttcaaG TCAGAGATAAACGCCCTCTCCAGCAAGAACAAGAAACTCGAAGAAGGAACTGCACTGAAAGAGCTGAAAGATAAAGCTCACTCTTCCTCCATCAAGCTTGCAACGGCTGCCAAGGAGGCGGAAGCAACCATCAA acaaATGGCAGGTGGAGTAGAGGCCCTGAAGCTTCTTGCGGAGACCCTTGCCTGCATTGATCGTGTATCAGAAGAAATGCCCAAGTCTTTCGGCACAGCATTATGA
- the LOC139935095 gene encoding UDP-glucuronosyltransferase 2C1-like: MGDKTRFGLLVLFLFLISKYLCSGQGIDDDETTMDTNESMNPTIPSGLSEPPRQSYYQPSVGNFDSEISDSLDHKVWSNAARGEGSKHGGRHNRRILIIDCLMDGSHTHIQRLTARALAARGHDVTWLTIKDRLYWVTDQDRASINFRTFETDFPNELVDEFFEYWTKKSLSGELGSFTWYVKMRLGFIENEFQRISEAMNVTMWDMFLNTDFDELRALKFDMVLCEAMTPSCSIIAHDILKVPFINTINGGYLGTRYSRWYNQPSPLSYVPEFLTTYSDTMSFTQRVKNVIMHGFSLLTYDYIMLGAMDKEKNRLGLSLGIGTKEIISRSELFLYNWDFLLEFPRPVTPNVIMIGGLTIAPPKPLSQELEEFVQGSGEHGVAVFSVSTLLHVMNMEMANMIGAALARIPQRVVWKYLGEEKPHTLGNNTMLVRWISQQDLIAHEKTRLLIYHGGLNGGYEAMYYGVPILGLPLFTDQIDDLVRLKVIGMAHYFPRGPIGLTSELLYEGIREVVDNSSYLENAKIASRKMHDMENTGQGLPMNRTLFWIEYAIEHGTDHLRTQIEKLAWYELCLLDVMGIYLVITIVFVWLLGKCCLGCARACSRTAPR, from the exons ATGGGAGACAAAACCCGTTTTGGATTGTTGGTCCTTTTCCTTTTTCTGATTTCAAAATACCTGTGCTCCGGGCAAGGTATTGATGATGATGAAACAACCATGGACACAAATGAGTCAATGAATCCGACGATTCCAAGCGGTTTGAGTGAACCTCCAAGGCAGAGTTATTACCAACCTTCCGTTGGTAACTTCGACAGTGAAATCTCCGATTCGCTGGACCACAAGGTGTGGTCCAACGCGGCCCGCGGAGAGGGCTCAAAACACGGCGGCCGGCATAACCGACGCATACTGATCATCGATTGCTTAATGGACGGCAGTCACACCCACATCCAACGCCTAACGGCAAGGGCGTTGGCTGCGAGGGGGCATGACGTTACCTGGCTAACAATCAAGGACCGTTTGTATTGGGTAACTGACCAAGACCGAGCGTCCATCAACTTCAGAACATTCGAAACCGACTTTCCAAATGAACTTGTAGATGAGTTTTTCGAGTATTGGACGAAAAAAAGTCTATCGGGAGAACTTGGTTCCTTCACTTG GTATGTTAAAATGAGGCTGGGTTTCATTGAAAACGAGTTCCAGCGCATTTCAGAAGCCATGAATGTCACAATGTGGGATATGTTCTTGAACACTGACTTTGACGAGCTCCGTGCTTTAAAATTTGACATGGTTTTGTGTGAGGCCATGACGCCATCGTGTAGCATTATTGCCCACGATATACTCAAAGTACCGTTCATCAACACTATCAATGGCGGCTACTTGGGCACTCGCTACAGTCGATGGTACAACCAGCCCAGCCCGTTATCATACGTCCCGGAGTTTTTGACGACCTACTCGGACACGATGAGCTTCACCCAGAGGGTCAAGAACGTCATCATGCACGGGTTCTCACTTCTCACTTACGATTACATTATGCTTGGTGCGATGGACAAGGAGAAAAATAGGCTTGGCCTCAGCCTGGGGATCGGGACGAAGGAGATTATCTCACGGTCGGAACTCTTCCTCTACAACTGGGATTTCCTCTTGGAGTTCCCGAGGCCAGTGACGCCGAACGTGATCATGATCGGAGGGCTAACGATCGCACCTCCGAAGCCACTATCTCAG GAGCTAGAAGAGTTTGTTCAGGGGTCAGGTGAGCATGGTGTCGCTGTATTCTCAGTCAGTACGCTCCTTCATGTCATGAATATGGAGATGGCCAATATGATCGGAGCGGCACTTGCCCGTATCCCTCAGCGGGTTGTGTGGAAGTACCTCGGCGAGGAAAAACCACACACATTAGGAAACAACACTATGTTAGTCAGATGGATCTCCCAGCAAGATTTAATCG CTCACGAGAAGACACGCTTGTTGATATACCATGGTGGCTTGAATGGAGGCTACGAGGCCATGTACTACGGGGTCCCCATCCTGGGCCTACCGCTGTTTACTGATCAGATCGATGACCTAGTCCGTCTCAAGGTAATCGGCATGGCTCACTATTTCCCCAGAGGGCCCATTGGCTTAACATCAGAACTATTGTACGAAGGCATCCGAGAAGTCGTGGACAATTCTTC TTACCTGGAGAATGCTAAGATAGCTTCAAGAAAGATGCATGACATGGAGAATACCGGCCAGGGTCTCCCAATGAATCGCACACTCTTCTGGATAGAGTATGCTATAGAACACGGTACAGATCACCTCAGGACTCAGATAGAAAAACTCGCCTGGTACGAACTATGCTTATTGGATGTCATGGGCATTTATCTTGTGATAACGATCGTCTTTGTATGGTTGCTAGGAAAGTGTTGTCTCGGTTGTGCACGCGCATGTAGCAGAACCGCTCCAAGGTAG